A single genomic interval of Microbacterium sp. BLY harbors:
- a CDS encoding class II fructose-bisphosphate aldolase, with amino-acid sequence MTLVSARELVSAAAAASTGIGAFNVIHLETAEGLVRASALAQLPVILQISQNCADYHGGLEPIALATLAAARRAETPVAVHLDHAERPELVDEAVALGFGSVMFDGGALPYDENVALTAEVAARAGAAGVFVEGELGEVGGKDGAHAPGVRTDPDEARAFVAATGVDALAVAVGSSHAMTDRTAALDLDLVARLRAALRGAAADGTDVPLVLHGSSGVADSVIADAVRAGMTKINVSTHLNGFFTRAVREVLDADERLVDSRKYLAPARAALADEAARMLRLFALQPSTRDDDR; translated from the coding sequence GTGACCCTCGTCTCCGCTCGCGAGCTCGTCTCCGCCGCGGCCGCCGCCAGCACCGGCATCGGCGCCTTCAACGTGATCCACCTGGAGACCGCGGAAGGCCTCGTGCGTGCCTCCGCCCTCGCCCAGCTCCCCGTGATCCTGCAGATCTCGCAGAACTGCGCCGACTACCATGGCGGTCTCGAGCCCATCGCGCTGGCCACCCTCGCGGCGGCACGACGCGCAGAGACCCCGGTGGCCGTCCACCTCGACCACGCGGAGCGACCGGAACTCGTCGACGAGGCCGTGGCCCTCGGCTTCGGCTCGGTCATGTTCGACGGCGGCGCGCTGCCCTACGACGAGAACGTGGCGCTGACGGCCGAGGTGGCCGCGCGCGCCGGGGCGGCCGGCGTCTTCGTGGAAGGCGAGCTCGGCGAGGTGGGCGGGAAGGACGGCGCCCACGCTCCCGGGGTGCGCACAGACCCCGACGAGGCGCGGGCGTTCGTCGCCGCGACCGGGGTGGACGCGCTCGCCGTCGCCGTGGGGTCGTCGCACGCCATGACCGACCGCACCGCCGCCCTCGACCTCGACCTCGTCGCCCGCCTGCGTGCGGCGCTGCGGGGTGCCGCGGCGGACGGCACCGACGTGCCCCTCGTGCTGCACGGGTCGTCGGGCGTGGCCGATTCCGTCATCGCCGACGCGGTGCGGGCGGGGATGACGAAGATCAACGTCTCCACCCACCTCAACGGCTTCTTCACCCGCGCGGTCCGCGAGGTGCTGGACGCGGACGAGCGTCTCGTCGACTCCCGCAAGTACCTCGCCCCGGCGCGCGCCGCCCTCGCGGACGAGGCCGCCCGGATGCTGCGGCTGTTCGCCCTCCAGCCCTCGACACGGGACGACGACCGGTGA
- a CDS encoding SIS domain-containing protein, whose protein sequence is MTDSLPGAHMREELRSQPQMWATAAELSAEQALLPARGARVAVVGCGTSWFMAQSYAALRESSGQGETDAFAASEAFVDRGYDAVVALTRSGTTTEVLELVDRIKGRTRTIGVIGDPDSPLVSLVDDAVLLPFADEQSVVQTRFATTALALFRASLGEDLSGAIADATAVLAEEGDDTELRDAEQYTFLGRGWTIGLAHEAALKLRESSQSWTEAYPSMDYRHGPIAIAAPGRVTWQFGEAPDGLAAEVRATGARFEHRAIDPLADLVRLHRTALDRAVARGLDPDQPRNLTRSVILDA, encoded by the coding sequence ATGACCGATTCGCTGCCCGGCGCGCACATGCGCGAAGAGCTCCGCTCCCAGCCGCAGATGTGGGCCACCGCGGCCGAGCTGTCCGCCGAGCAGGCCCTGCTGCCCGCCCGCGGCGCGCGCGTCGCGGTCGTCGGCTGCGGCACCTCGTGGTTCATGGCCCAGTCGTACGCCGCACTGCGCGAATCGTCCGGTCAGGGCGAGACCGACGCGTTCGCCGCGTCGGAGGCCTTCGTCGACCGCGGCTACGACGCCGTCGTCGCCCTCACCCGCTCCGGCACCACGACCGAGGTGCTCGAGCTCGTCGACCGCATCAAGGGTCGCACCCGCACGATCGGCGTGATCGGCGACCCCGACTCGCCACTTGTCTCGCTCGTCGACGATGCCGTGCTGCTGCCGTTCGCCGACGAGCAGTCCGTGGTCCAGACGCGCTTCGCGACCACGGCGCTCGCGCTCTTCCGGGCGTCGCTGGGTGAGGACCTCTCCGGAGCCATCGCCGACGCGACGGCCGTGCTCGCCGAAGAAGGGGACGACACCGAGCTGCGCGACGCCGAGCAGTACACGTTCCTCGGGCGGGGCTGGACCATCGGGCTCGCCCACGAGGCCGCGCTGAAGCTGCGCGAGTCGTCGCAGTCCTGGACCGAGGCGTACCCGTCGATGGACTACCGCCACGGTCCGATCGCCATCGCCGCCCCGGGCCGGGTGACCTGGCAGTTCGGAGAGGCACCGGACGGACTGGCCGCCGAGGTGCGCGCCACCGGGGCACGGTTCGAGCACCGCGCGATCGACCCCCTCGCCGACCTCGTGCGCCTGCACCGCACCGCCCTCGATCGTGCCGTCGCCCGCGGTCTCGACCCGGACCAGCCGCGCAACCTCACGCGATCCGTCATCCTGGATGCATGA
- a CDS encoding ROK family protein has product MTPTDAADAIPDVARDDTGETLAAVRTLGAGAPVLAFDVGGTDIKSALFDAEGRARGLRRTPTPTADGDRTPALLERLEVLAAQLRAEHPDVVPRAAGLVVPGIVDAEAGIGVFASNMGWRDAPLRDLTAQRLGLPVAFDHDVRAASWAEHELGGARAYDDAVILVIGTGIAGALLIGGRPYTAGGYAGEIGHSPIADGPVCPCGARGCLEAVASAGAIARRYRDATGATPDGAKDVIARAVAGDEVAADIWDSALDALTLSLAQLTAVVAPEAVVIGGGLSRAGGALFDELRTRLAARLSFHRLPALVPAELSGNAGLIGAALRAREIA; this is encoded by the coding sequence ATGACCCCGACCGACGCGGCGGACGCGATCCCCGACGTCGCCAGGGACGACACCGGCGAGACGCTCGCCGCGGTGCGCACGCTCGGCGCCGGGGCGCCCGTCCTCGCGTTCGACGTCGGCGGGACCGACATCAAGTCCGCGCTGTTCGACGCGGAAGGACGAGCGCGCGGACTCCGCCGCACCCCCACCCCGACGGCGGACGGCGACCGCACCCCCGCTCTGCTCGAGCGCCTGGAGGTGCTGGCCGCCCAGCTCCGCGCGGAGCATCCGGACGTGGTGCCGCGCGCCGCCGGGCTCGTGGTGCCCGGCATCGTCGACGCCGAGGCCGGGATCGGCGTGTTCGCGAGCAACATGGGCTGGCGGGACGCCCCCCTGCGCGACCTCACGGCGCAGCGCCTCGGCCTTCCCGTCGCGTTCGACCACGACGTGCGGGCGGCGAGCTGGGCGGAGCACGAGCTCGGCGGCGCCCGCGCCTACGACGACGCGGTGATCCTCGTGATCGGCACCGGCATCGCCGGCGCCCTCCTCATCGGCGGACGCCCGTACACCGCTGGCGGGTATGCGGGAGAGATCGGGCACTCCCCGATCGCCGACGGCCCGGTCTGCCCGTGCGGGGCGCGCGGCTGCCTGGAGGCGGTCGCCTCGGCCGGCGCGATCGCGCGACGCTATCGGGACGCCACCGGCGCCACCCCCGACGGGGCGAAGGACGTCATCGCCCGCGCCGTCGCCGGGGACGAGGTCGCCGCGGACATCTGGGACTCGGCGCTCGACGCCCTGACGCTCTCCCTCGCGCAGCTCACGGCAGTGGTCGCCCCCGAGGCGGTCGTGATCGGCGGCGGGCTCTCGCGCGCGGGAGGCGCGCTGTTCGACGAGCTGCGCACCCGTCTCGCCGCCCGGCTCAGCTTCCATCGCCTTCCCGCCCTCGTCCCCGCCGAGCTCTCCGGCAACGCCGGACTGATCGGCGCCGCCCTCCGCGCCAGGGAGATCGCATGA
- a CDS encoding carbohydrate ABC transporter permease, giving the protein MSQTTESSNLAGAATGRPRTPDAGTAARGRPGGRDLLQALPWIAPALVLIIGVVLFPAGVMFFNSTRDISLSGLDKGSVGLDNYVTVFTFPEFWPIFIRTIVWVVSVVLFTVVISLGLAQILNKAFPGRQLVRMAVIVPWAASVVMTTMVFYYSLEPYFGVFNKFLYDIGLSDDAVGYGWTKNPTTAFVWSIVIAVFVSLPFTTYTILAGLQAVPADAIEAAKMDGAGATRTYWSIVLPQLRGALAVAILINIINVFNSLPILKVMTGSIPGYGADTIMTLIFKYIELQKKVDVASALSVVAFLIVIAIVAAYVKIVKPMKEV; this is encoded by the coding sequence ATGAGCCAGACGACAGAATCCTCGAACCTCGCGGGGGCGGCCACCGGTCGCCCCCGCACCCCGGACGCCGGGACGGCCGCGCGCGGTCGCCCCGGCGGACGGGACCTCCTCCAGGCACTGCCGTGGATCGCCCCCGCGCTGGTGCTCATCATCGGCGTGGTGCTGTTCCCCGCCGGTGTCATGTTCTTCAACTCCACCCGTGACATCTCGCTCTCGGGCCTGGACAAGGGCTCGGTCGGCCTCGACAACTACGTGACCGTGTTCACGTTCCCGGAGTTCTGGCCCATCTTCATCCGCACGATCGTCTGGGTCGTGTCGGTGGTGCTGTTCACCGTCGTCATCTCGCTCGGCCTCGCGCAGATCCTCAACAAGGCGTTCCCGGGTCGTCAGCTCGTGCGGATGGCGGTCATCGTCCCGTGGGCCGCGTCCGTGGTGATGACCACGATGGTCTTCTACTACAGCCTCGAGCCGTACTTCGGGGTCTTCAACAAGTTCCTCTACGACATCGGGCTCTCCGACGACGCGGTGGGCTACGGCTGGACGAAGAACCCGACCACGGCCTTCGTGTGGTCCATCGTCATCGCCGTGTTCGTGTCGCTCCCGTTCACCACCTACACGATCCTCGCCGGGCTCCAAGCGGTCCCGGCCGACGCGATCGAGGCGGCGAAGATGGACGGCGCCGGGGCCACCCGCACGTACTGGTCCATCGTGCTGCCGCAGCTGCGCGGCGCGCTGGCGGTGGCGATCCTCATCAACATCATCAACGTCTTCAACTCGCTGCCGATCCTGAAGGTGATGACCGGGTCGATCCCCGGCTACGGTGCCGACACGATCATGACGCTCATCTTCAAGTACATCGAGCTGCAGAAGAAGGTGGACGTGGCGAGCGCGCTCTCCGTCGTCGCCTTCCTCATCGTCATCGCGATCGTCGCGGCCTACGTGAAGATCGTCAAGCCCATGAAGGAGGTCTGA
- a CDS encoding extracellular solute-binding protein: MPMNKSRRYGAAAVAALATLSLASCGFGGSGGDSGGGDADTLDLLVPSYSDATKGLWEDVIDGFTEKNPDIKVNLEVQSWDNLEKVISTKVQAGEAPDIYNGGPFAGFVEDELLYPVEEVVSDDVYSDFQDSFLANAEVDGTAYALPMIASARALFVNNALLAEAGVEAPTDWDSLLDAATKVSGLGGGVAGYGMPLGSEEAQAEAAVWLWGGGGSFGDASEITIDTPENLVGAEQIKKMIDAGATQADPGSTQRSPLMDIFIQGKIGMQVGLPPTVGQIADNNPELDYSIVPIPTKDGSPFTLGVMDQLMAFENDGDKQEAITKFLDYFYSPEVYVPWVQAEGFLPVTKSGAEELSGEEALKPFLDVLPDAQFYPSTNPKWSAADGAFKSLFGQIQDQPAADVLKQIQDQVDAG; this comes from the coding sequence ATGCCCATGAACAAGTCACGGCGATACGGGGCCGCAGCGGTCGCGGCCCTCGCCACGCTGTCGCTCGCATCCTGCGGTTTCGGTGGATCGGGAGGAGACAGCGGCGGCGGCGATGCCGACACCCTCGACCTCCTCGTCCCCAGCTACTCCGACGCCACGAAGGGCCTCTGGGAGGACGTCATCGACGGGTTCACCGAGAAGAACCCCGACATCAAGGTCAACCTCGAGGTGCAGTCGTGGGACAACCTCGAGAAGGTCATCTCCACCAAGGTCCAGGCGGGCGAGGCACCGGACATCTACAACGGCGGCCCCTTCGCGGGCTTCGTCGAGGACGAGCTGCTCTACCCGGTCGAGGAGGTCGTGTCCGACGACGTCTACTCCGACTTCCAGGACTCCTTCCTCGCGAACGCCGAGGTCGACGGCACCGCCTACGCCCTGCCGATGATCGCGTCGGCGCGCGCCCTCTTCGTCAACAACGCCCTCCTCGCCGAGGCCGGCGTCGAGGCGCCGACCGATTGGGACTCCCTGCTCGACGCCGCGACCAAGGTGTCCGGGCTCGGCGGCGGTGTCGCGGGCTACGGCATGCCCCTCGGCTCCGAGGAGGCGCAGGCCGAGGCCGCCGTGTGGCTCTGGGGCGGCGGCGGATCCTTCGGCGACGCCTCCGAGATCACCATCGACACCCCGGAGAACCTCGTCGGCGCCGAGCAGATCAAGAAGATGATCGACGCCGGGGCGACCCAGGCGGACCCCGGTTCGACGCAGCGCTCCCCGCTCATGGACATCTTCATCCAGGGCAAGATCGGCATGCAGGTCGGCCTGCCGCCGACGGTCGGCCAGATCGCCGACAACAACCCCGAGCTCGACTACTCCATCGTGCCGATCCCGACGAAGGACGGCTCGCCGTTCACGCTCGGAGTCATGGACCAGCTGATGGCGTTCGAGAACGACGGCGACAAGCAGGAGGCGATCACGAAGTTCCTCGACTACTTCTACTCGCCCGAGGTCTACGTGCCGTGGGTGCAGGCGGAGGGCTTCCTCCCCGTCACGAAGTCCGGCGCCGAGGAGCTGTCCGGCGAGGAGGCCCTCAAGCCGTTCCTCGACGTGCTGCCCGACGCGCAGTTCTACCCGTCCACGAACCCGAAGTGGTCGGCCGCGGACGGCGCCTTCAAGTCGCTGTTCGGACAGATCCAGGACCAGCCGGCGGCCGACGTGCTGAAGCAGATCCAGGACCAGGTGGACGCGGGCTGA
- a CDS encoding 1-phosphofructokinase family hexose kinase — protein MILTVTPNPALDLTWRVDRLVAGGTHRADTGAARAGGKGLNVARVANAEGASVLALTTAGGRIGAEFAAELTVSGVPAVLVPVAAETRRSIALVDDSAGDTTVVNERGENPTDAEWGGLLAEIVDRLPGVSVLVISGSIPPGAPESLVPMLVAVGADAGVPVIVDTSGPDLLRAADAGATVLKPNAAELVEATGIDDPVEGARSLLARGAELVLLSLGAEGMLAVTATDLLHARLDEPLAGNPTGAGDAAVAACAVRYADGERDPELILRRATAWSAAAVLMPLAGDISPRWIALEQQLRISRPDPASFRKDPS, from the coding sequence ATGATCCTCACCGTCACCCCCAACCCCGCTCTGGACCTGACCTGGCGGGTCGACCGGCTCGTCGCGGGCGGGACCCACCGGGCCGACACCGGAGCGGCGCGCGCCGGCGGGAAGGGACTCAACGTCGCCCGGGTCGCGAACGCCGAGGGGGCGTCCGTGCTGGCGCTGACCACGGCGGGTGGCCGGATCGGCGCCGAGTTCGCCGCGGAGCTCACCGTCAGCGGCGTGCCCGCCGTGCTCGTCCCCGTCGCCGCCGAGACCCGGCGCAGCATCGCGCTCGTCGATGACTCCGCCGGGGACACGACGGTCGTGAACGAGCGGGGGGAGAACCCGACCGACGCGGAGTGGGGCGGACTCCTCGCCGAGATCGTCGATCGGCTCCCCGGCGTCAGCGTCCTGGTGATCTCCGGCAGCATCCCACCCGGGGCACCCGAATCGCTCGTCCCGATGCTCGTCGCGGTCGGCGCCGACGCCGGCGTTCCCGTGATCGTCGACACCTCCGGCCCCGATCTTCTCCGCGCCGCCGACGCCGGAGCCACCGTGCTCAAGCCCAACGCCGCCGAACTCGTCGAGGCCACCGGCATCGACGACCCCGTCGAAGGGGCGCGGTCGCTGCTGGCTCGCGGGGCCGAACTCGTGCTGCTGTCGCTCGGCGCCGAGGGGATGCTCGCCGTCACCGCCACCGACCTCCTCCACGCGCGGCTCGACGAGCCGCTCGCCGGGAACCCCACCGGTGCCGGAGACGCGGCCGTGGCGGCCTGCGCCGTCCGGTACGCGGACGGCGAGCGCGATCCCGAGCTGATCCTCCGGCGCGCGACCGCATGGTCGGCCGCGGCCGTCCTCATGCCGCTCGCCGGCGACATCTCCCCGCGCTGGATCGCGCTCGAGCAGCAGCTCCGCATCTCGCGTCCCGATCCCGCCTCCTTCCGGAAGGACCCTTCGTGA
- a CDS encoding DeoR/GlpR family DNA-binding transcription regulator: MKRAARLHAILDLLAADGEVTVEELVDRFGASPATTRRDLDSLAEQRLLTRTHGGAVAQTVAYELPLRYKSHLRTHEKESIAQAAAALVTPGTVVGLSGGTTTTAIAAALAARDDLAAEGGITVVTNAVNIAAQLATRPEIKVVVTGGVIHSRTYELVGPFVEQLLRGVRLDIAFIGVNGMDAVAGATTQDEREAAVNRMMAERARRAVVVTDASKLGAEAFSAVGGPELFGTVITDRGAEPSAVEALRGAGYTVLLA, from the coding sequence GTGAAGCGGGCGGCCCGGCTGCACGCGATCCTCGACCTCCTCGCCGCCGACGGCGAGGTCACGGTCGAGGAGCTCGTGGACCGGTTCGGCGCGTCGCCGGCCACCACGCGTCGTGACCTCGACTCCCTCGCCGAGCAGCGCCTGCTCACCCGCACGCACGGCGGTGCGGTGGCGCAGACGGTCGCCTACGAGCTCCCCCTCCGCTACAAGAGCCATCTCCGCACCCATGAGAAGGAGAGCATCGCGCAGGCCGCGGCGGCGCTCGTCACCCCCGGCACCGTGGTCGGGCTCTCCGGAGGGACCACGACGACGGCCATCGCGGCCGCGCTCGCCGCCCGGGACGACCTGGCGGCGGAGGGAGGCATCACGGTGGTGACGAACGCCGTGAACATCGCCGCCCAGCTGGCGACGCGACCCGAGATCAAGGTCGTCGTCACCGGCGGGGTCATCCACTCGCGCACCTACGAGCTCGTCGGTCCGTTCGTGGAGCAGCTGCTCCGCGGGGTCCGGCTGGACATCGCCTTCATCGGCGTGAACGGCATGGATGCGGTGGCCGGGGCCACGACGCAGGACGAGCGCGAGGCGGCGGTGAACCGCATGATGGCGGAGCGGGCGCGGCGTGCCGTGGTCGTCACCGATGCCAGCAAGCTCGGAGCGGAGGCTTTCTCCGCGGTCGGCGGTCCGGAGCTGTTCGGCACCGTCATCACCGATCGCGGGGCCGAGCCCTCGGCCGTGGAGGCACTGCGCGGCGCCGGGTACACGGTGCTCCTCGCCTGA